One stretch of Punica granatum isolate Tunisia-2019 chromosome 5, ASM765513v2, whole genome shotgun sequence DNA includes these proteins:
- the LOC116208149 gene encoding uncharacterized protein LOC116208149, which produces MSRKSSNRVCFSPDMNDTNPTIFVKHHMHPCTLNRKPSSGGAWAFRLVSRDLHLSRSPVQFFRRLGDKTAKVLRLVYSQRSSRKVSSSAGHATLVRSRSLVDQTESHRAEAIEDCIEFLNSYSSLHRSSSVSLSTC; this is translated from the coding sequence ATGTCGAGGAAATCAAGCAACCGCGTTTGTTTCAGTCCTGACATGAACGATACTAACCCTACGATCTTCGTCAAGCATCACATGCATCCTTGCACTCTGAATAGGAAGCCAAGCAGCGGAGGGGCTTGGGCGTTCAGGTTGGTCTCAAGAGACTTGCATCTTTCACGATCACCCGTTCAGTTCTTCCGGCGGCTCGGGGACAAGACCGCGAAAGTCTTGAGGCTTGTTTACTCTCAGAGGTCGTCGAGGAAAGTGTCCTCATCCGCAGGTCATGCTACACTTGTGAGGTCGCGATCGCTCGTGGACCAGACTGAGTCCCATCGAGCCGAAGCCATCGAGGACTGCATCGAGTTTCTCAACTCCTACTCGTCTCTCCACAGGTCAAGCTCGGTCTCCCTGAGCACTTGTTGA